The following proteins are co-located in the Firmicutes bacterium HGW-Firmicutes-1 genome:
- the hflX gene encoding GTPase HflX, with product MTEEVKRHVEERVILVAISMQRQEAETQASIEELEDLVKTAGAITVGVVIQNRDKFHPGTYVGKGKIEEIREEIERTNATGIICDDELSPAQLRNLESELNAKVIDRTILILDIFAKHAHTKEGKLQVELAQLKFTLSRLAGLGASLSKLGGGIGTRGPGEKKLEMDRRYIRDRIGILKDELEEMKRHRDMLREGRKNIGKPMIAIVGYTNAGKSTILNQLTDAGVLQEDKLFATLDPTTRNLSLPDGKEIMLTDTVGFVRKLPHHLIQAFKSTLEEAAFADILLHVVDSSSPQASRHIEVVYETLEKLGAGDKPVLTLFNKIDKEGADTSLKDLKAFKTVNMSAINSVGFDEMLKILEDKLQEDKILIKTTIPYDQGSTLQAIRVYGQILKESYENDGTYIEAYVDHFLLNKYNLSI from the coding sequence ATGACAGAAGAGGTTAAGCGTCATGTGGAAGAACGAGTTATTTTAGTAGCAATATCAATGCAAAGACAAGAAGCAGAAACACAAGCATCAATAGAAGAGTTAGAAGATTTGGTGAAAACTGCGGGAGCAATTACAGTTGGCGTCGTAATTCAAAATAGAGACAAATTTCATCCAGGTACTTATGTCGGGAAAGGTAAGATCGAAGAGATCAGGGAAGAGATTGAAAGAACGAATGCAACAGGTATTATTTGTGATGATGAATTATCACCTGCCCAGCTTAGAAATCTTGAAAGCGAATTAAATGCAAAGGTAATTGATAGAACAATATTAATTTTAGATATCTTTGCTAAGCATGCACATACAAAAGAAGGTAAGCTTCAAGTAGAGTTGGCACAACTAAAATTCACCTTGTCAAGGCTTGCTGGGCTAGGAGCAAGCTTATCTAAATTAGGTGGGGGAATTGGAACAAGAGGCCCTGGTGAAAAAAAACTGGAAATGGATCGAAGATACATTAGAGATCGAATCGGTATATTAAAAGATGAATTAGAGGAAATGAAAAGGCATAGAGATATGTTGCGCGAAGGCAGGAAAAATATTGGGAAGCCAATGATTGCAATTGTAGGGTATACGAATGCGGGAAAATCAACAATTTTAAATCAATTAACAGATGCTGGAGTACTGCAAGAAGATAAGCTTTTTGCAACCCTAGATCCAACAACAAGAAATCTTAGTTTGCCAGATGGTAAGGAAATCATGTTGACAGATACGGTTGGTTTTGTAAGAAAACTACCCCATCATTTGATACAAGCTTTTAAGTCTACACTTGAAGAAGCGGCATTTGCCGACATATTGCTTCATGTAGTTGATAGTTCTAGTCCTCAAGCTAGTCGTCATATTGAGGTTGTATATGAAACCTTAGAAAAACTTGGAGCTGGTGATAAACCAGTATTAACATTGTTTAACAAGATTGATAAAGAAGGTGCAGACACTTCTCTTAAGGATTTGAAGGCTTTTAAGACAGTTAATATGTCTGCTATTAATAGTGTTGGTTTTGACGAAATGTTAAAAATACTAGAAGATAAATTGCAAGAGGATAAAATTTTGATTAAGACAACGATACCCTACGATCAAGGGAGTACGCTTCAAGCGATACGTGTGTATGGACAAATACTAAAAGAATCCTATGAAAATGATGGTACTTATATTGAAGCATATGTAGATCACTTTCTTCTTAACAAATACAATTTATCAATTTAA